A single region of the Arthrobacter sp. zg-Y20 genome encodes:
- the ruvB gene encoding Holliday junction branch migration DNA helicase RuvB — protein MSAESLVAPGPDPDDKAIEAALRPKNLDDFVGQKRVREQLSLVLEASRLRGRSADHVLLSGPPGLGKTTLSMIIAAEMNAPLRISSGPAIQHAGDLAAILSSLTEGEVLFLDEIHRMSRPAEEMLYMAMEDFRVDIVVGKGAGATAIPLELPPFTLVGATTRAGLLPGPLRDRFGFTGHLEFYSTDELELVLRRSAMLMDMKVNSAGFAEVAGRSRGTPRIANRLLRRVRDWALVHGIEQIDARSAGAALDMYEVDVLGLDRLDRAVLTALITKFNGGPVGLSTLAIAVGEEPETVETVAEPYLVREGLLGRTPRGRIATRAAWEHLGLQMPEHVAAAMPANMFSGPGTATAAGAGDWTPLET, from the coding sequence ATGTCCGCTGAATCACTGGTCGCCCCGGGCCCGGACCCGGACGACAAAGCCATAGAAGCCGCCCTGCGGCCCAAGAACCTGGATGACTTCGTGGGGCAGAAACGCGTCCGCGAACAGCTGTCCCTGGTCCTGGAAGCGTCCCGGCTGCGCGGCCGCAGCGCGGACCATGTGCTGCTTTCCGGTCCGCCCGGCCTTGGCAAGACCACCCTTTCGATGATCATCGCCGCGGAAATGAACGCGCCGCTGCGGATCAGCTCCGGACCGGCCATCCAGCACGCCGGCGACCTGGCCGCCATCCTGTCCTCCCTGACCGAGGGCGAGGTGCTGTTCCTGGACGAAATCCACCGGATGTCCCGGCCGGCCGAGGAAATGCTCTACATGGCCATGGAAGATTTCCGGGTAGACATTGTGGTGGGAAAGGGAGCCGGCGCCACGGCCATTCCCCTGGAGCTGCCGCCCTTCACCCTGGTGGGTGCCACTACCCGTGCCGGCCTGCTGCCCGGCCCGCTCCGGGACCGTTTCGGCTTCACCGGGCACCTGGAGTTCTATTCCACGGACGAGCTGGAACTGGTGCTGCGCCGCTCAGCCATGCTGATGGATATGAAGGTCAACTCGGCCGGGTTCGCCGAGGTGGCCGGCCGCTCCCGCGGCACGCCCCGTATTGCCAACCGGCTGCTGCGGCGGGTCCGCGACTGGGCCCTGGTCCACGGCATCGAACAGATTGACGCCCGTTCGGCCGGCGCGGCCCTGGATATGTACGAAGTGGATGTGCTTGGCCTGGACCGGCTGGACCGGGCAGTGCTGACCGCCCTGATCACCAAATTCAACGGCGGCCCGGTGGGCCTGTCCACCCTGGCCATCGCCGTCGGTGAGGAACCGGAAACGGTTGAAACAGTGGCTGAGCCTTACTTGGTCCGCGAGGGGCTGCTGGGCCGGACCCCGCGGGGCCGGATTGCCACCCGCGCGGCCTGGGAGCACCTGGGGCTGCAAATGCCCGAACACGTGGCCGCGGCCATGCCCGCGAACATGTTCTCCGGACCCGGCACGGCCACCGCGGCCGGAGCCGGTGACTGGACGCCTCTGGAAACTTAA
- the ruvA gene encoding Holliday junction branch migration protein RuvA: MISSLRGVVSHVGLNSAVIDVHGLGMLVQATPQTLATLRTGSEASVHTAMIVREDSMTLYGFSDADQREVFEILLGVSGVGPRIALAVLAVHTPEAIRVAASTGDDKAFSKVSGIGPKGARRIVLELADKLVPHGTTENPAAPRWQEQVLAAMTGLGWSEKDATTAIEDTAAEHPDVAATGNVGEILKLTLRRLGTDGARASTRRKAG, from the coding sequence ATGATCAGTTCCCTCCGCGGGGTCGTTTCGCACGTGGGCCTCAATTCGGCAGTCATCGATGTCCACGGACTCGGGATGCTCGTCCAGGCCACGCCCCAGACCCTCGCCACCCTGCGCACGGGAAGTGAAGCGTCCGTCCACACGGCCATGATTGTCCGCGAGGACTCCATGACCCTTTACGGCTTCTCCGACGCCGACCAGCGCGAGGTGTTCGAAATCCTCCTCGGCGTCAGTGGTGTCGGGCCGCGGATCGCGCTGGCCGTCCTGGCCGTGCATACCCCCGAAGCCATCCGCGTGGCCGCCTCCACCGGAGACGACAAGGCCTTCAGTAAGGTCTCCGGCATAGGCCCCAAGGGTGCCCGGCGCATCGTCCTGGAACTGGCGGACAAGCTGGTGCCGCACGGAACAACGGAAAACCCTGCCGCCCCGCGCTGGCAGGAGCAGGTGCTGGCAGCCATGACCGGGCTGGGCTGGTCCGAAAAGGATGCCACGACGGCCATCGAGGACACCGCTGCCGAACACCCCGACGTCGCCGCAACCGGCAACGTGGGCGAGATCCTGAAGCTGACCCTGCGACGTCTGGGCACCGACGGCGCCCGCGCATCCACACGCCGGAAGGCCGGCTGA
- the ruvC gene encoding crossover junction endodeoxyribonuclease RuvC — protein sequence MSLRVLGVDPGLTRCGLGVVEVEGNRRATLVAVGVVGTVAGTALDARLLVISEAIELWLDTHRPDVLAVERVFSQLNVSTVMGTAQASGVVIAAAARRGIPVALHTPTEVKAAVTGSGSANKDAVGKMVTKILRLDEMPKPADAADALALAITHAWRRGVAGPGPTAGSASRGTAPNTGMTAAQRLWAEAEARAKRGSY from the coding sequence GTGTCTTTACGCGTCCTGGGGGTGGACCCCGGCCTGACCCGCTGCGGCCTCGGGGTAGTTGAGGTCGAAGGGAACCGCCGGGCCACCCTCGTGGCCGTCGGTGTTGTAGGCACCGTGGCCGGAACCGCCCTGGATGCCCGGCTGCTGGTGATCTCCGAAGCCATCGAACTGTGGCTGGATACCCACCGGCCGGACGTCCTGGCGGTGGAGCGGGTCTTCAGCCAGCTCAACGTCAGCACCGTGATGGGCACCGCCCAGGCTTCCGGCGTCGTCATTGCCGCCGCGGCCAGGCGCGGCATTCCCGTGGCCCTGCACACACCCACCGAGGTCAAGGCGGCGGTCACCGGATCCGGTTCGGCCAACAAGGACGCGGTGGGGAAGATGGTGACCAAGATCCTGCGGCTGGACGAAATGCCCAAGCCCGCCGACGCCGCCGACGCCCTGGCCCTGGCCATCACGCACGCCTGGCGGCGCGGCGTCGCCGGCCCCGGACCCACTGCCGGTTCGGCATCCCGGGGCACCGCACCGAACACCGGCATGACGGCGGCGCAGCGGCTGTGGGCGGAAGCCGAAGCACGCGCAAAACGCGGAAGCTACTGA
- a CDS encoding YebC/PmpR family DNA-binding transcriptional regulator has product MSGHSKWATTKHKKAVIDAKRAKSFAKLIKNIEVAARAGGADMAGNPALELAVSKAKKTSVPIDNINRAVKRGAGLLGEAVDYQTIMYEGYGPQGSALLIECLTDNKNRAASEVRLAVTRNGGNMGDPGSVAYMFTRKGVVNLPKNGLTEDDLLMAVLDAGADEVKESGENFEIVSEPQDLRAVVGALEEAGIEYETDEAEFVPSMHVELDADASRKFLKLVDALEELDDVQNVYSNADIPAAVMAELEEDD; this is encoded by the coding sequence ATGTCGGGCCACTCTAAATGGGCAACCACCAAGCACAAGAAGGCCGTAATTGATGCCAAGCGCGCCAAGTCCTTCGCCAAGCTGATCAAGAACATCGAAGTTGCAGCACGTGCCGGCGGCGCCGACATGGCGGGCAATCCGGCCCTTGAACTGGCCGTTTCAAAGGCCAAGAAGACCTCTGTGCCCATCGACAACATCAACCGTGCCGTCAAGCGCGGTGCCGGCCTGCTGGGCGAGGCCGTCGACTACCAGACCATCATGTATGAAGGCTATGGTCCCCAGGGCTCGGCCCTGCTGATCGAGTGCCTCACGGACAACAAGAACCGCGCAGCATCCGAGGTGCGCCTGGCGGTAACGCGCAACGGCGGCAACATGGGCGATCCGGGCTCGGTGGCCTACATGTTCACCCGCAAGGGCGTCGTGAACCTGCCCAAGAACGGCCTCACCGAAGATGACCTGCTGATGGCCGTGCTGGATGCCGGCGCAGATGAGGTCAAGGAGTCCGGCGAGAACTTCGAGATCGTCTCGGAGCCGCAGGACCTGCGCGCCGTTGTTGGTGCCCTGGAAGAAGCCGGCATCGAGTACGAAACCGACGAAGCCGAATTCGTACCCTCCATGCATGTGGAACTGGATGCCGATGCTTCCCGCAAGTTCCTCAAGCTCGTGGACGCCCTCGAAGAGCTCGACGACGTGCAGAACGTCTACTCCAACGCTGACATCCCGGCCGCAGTCATGGCCGAGCTTGAAGAAGACGACTAA
- a CDS encoding Mur ligase family protein, with protein MSSFSILVGKLVRSASKLRGGGSALPGLVVEKIDPDFIRRTLADLPLGVAVVSGTNGKTTTTKMVVELLESQGLKVFTNRTGSNFTRGVAAALLGEVNMRGRLDADIAVLELDEAHAVHFVKLIQPRYSLLLNVLRDQLDRFGEIDKTTRLLEQIARATTETVVLNREDPRVAGIAESLTTQRAVYFGLDASLRSTFPNDDEMRGSLAEALAATQEADVVLTRVGEADADFLVDGATRTSGLKLRGVYNIFNAAAALAFARTITGKDTDAEALFTALSNVEPAFGRGESLTVNGQPLELVLVKNPSGFRLGLKSFAAHGYSTMIAINDNYADGRDMSWLWDVDFESLADGGVDVVSGVRAYDMALRLKYDDVPVRTVEPDITDGLKRFIKDSPGVPMRIFCTYTAMLAVRRELSKITKVEVVS; from the coding sequence ATGAGTTCTTTCTCCATCCTGGTCGGAAAACTGGTCCGCAGTGCCTCCAAACTGCGTGGCGGCGGCTCCGCCCTGCCGGGCCTGGTGGTGGAGAAAATCGACCCCGACTTCATCCGCCGCACCCTCGCGGACCTGCCGCTCGGCGTCGCCGTCGTCTCCGGCACCAATGGCAAAACCACCACAACCAAGATGGTGGTGGAGCTGCTCGAGAGCCAGGGTCTGAAGGTCTTCACCAACCGCACGGGCAGCAACTTCACCCGCGGTGTAGCCGCGGCCCTGCTGGGCGAGGTGAATATGCGCGGCCGGCTGGATGCCGACATCGCCGTCCTGGAGCTGGACGAGGCGCACGCGGTGCACTTCGTGAAGCTGATCCAGCCGCGCTACAGCCTGCTGCTGAACGTGCTGCGGGACCAACTGGACCGGTTCGGCGAGATCGACAAGACCACTCGGCTGCTGGAGCAGATTGCCCGTGCCACCACTGAGACCGTGGTGTTGAACCGGGAGGATCCCCGTGTGGCCGGCATTGCCGAGTCCCTGACTACCCAGCGCGCCGTGTACTTCGGCCTGGATGCCTCGCTGCGCAGCACCTTCCCCAATGACGACGAGATGCGCGGCAGCCTGGCCGAGGCCCTGGCCGCCACGCAGGAAGCCGACGTCGTCCTGACCCGTGTTGGCGAGGCGGATGCCGATTTCCTGGTCGACGGCGCAACCCGCACCTCCGGCCTCAAGCTCCGAGGCGTCTACAACATCTTCAATGCCGCTGCTGCGCTGGCCTTCGCCAGGACCATCACCGGCAAGGACACCGACGCCGAGGCACTGTTCACCGCGCTGTCCAACGTCGAGCCGGCCTTCGGGCGCGGCGAATCACTGACGGTCAACGGGCAGCCGCTGGAACTGGTGCTGGTGAAGAACCCCAGCGGTTTCCGCCTCGGGCTGAAATCTTTTGCGGCTCACGGCTACTCGACCATGATTGCCATCAATGACAATTACGCCGACGGCAGGGACATGTCCTGGCTATGGGACGTGGACTTCGAATCCCTCGCCGACGGCGGCGTGGACGTGGTCAGCGGTGTGCGCGCCTATGACATGGCGCTGCGCCTGAAGTACGACGACGTGCCCGTACGCACCGTCGAACCGGACATCACGGACGGCCTGAAGCGTTTCATCAAGGACTCCCCCGGGGTTCCCATGCGGATCTTCTGCACGTACACCGCCATGCTGGCGGTGCGCCGGGAACTCTCCAAGATCACGAAGGTAGAGGTGGTCTCATGA
- a CDS encoding glutamine amidotransferase, protein MTEDRTIKILQLYPREMNIYGDWGNVLVLKQRLKWYGYNPVVEEYNAGDTFPEGVDIIVGGGGQDSGQVVIQQDLQELAPTLRALADDGLPMLVICGLYQLFGKFFKTHEGTLIPGIGILDLETHGGDVRLIGNVLSVSSEFGEIHGYENHSGQTFLGPGVEPLAEVRKGEGNNTKDNTEGARYKNVVASYLHGSLLPKNPAIADFLIQQAAIRKFGSFEPTPRSEEDLAELSKLSEMARQHAGQRPR, encoded by the coding sequence ATGACCGAGGACCGCACCATCAAAATCCTGCAGCTGTACCCGCGGGAAATGAACATTTACGGCGACTGGGGCAACGTCCTGGTGCTGAAGCAGCGCCTGAAATGGTACGGCTATAACCCCGTTGTGGAGGAATACAACGCCGGGGACACCTTCCCCGAGGGCGTGGACATCATTGTGGGTGGCGGCGGCCAGGACAGCGGGCAGGTGGTGATCCAGCAGGACCTCCAGGAACTCGCGCCCACGCTGCGGGCACTGGCCGACGACGGCCTGCCGATGCTGGTGATCTGCGGCCTGTACCAGCTGTTCGGGAAGTTCTTCAAGACGCACGAGGGCACGCTGATCCCGGGGATCGGCATCCTGGACCTGGAAACGCACGGCGGCGATGTGCGGCTGATCGGCAACGTGCTCTCCGTCAGCAGCGAGTTCGGCGAGATCCACGGTTACGAGAACCACAGCGGCCAGACCTTCCTGGGCCCCGGCGTCGAGCCGTTGGCCGAGGTGCGCAAGGGTGAAGGCAACAACACCAAGGACAACACCGAGGGCGCCCGGTATAAGAACGTGGTGGCCAGCTACTTGCACGGCTCCCTGCTGCCCAAGAACCCGGCCATTGCCGACTTCCTGATCCAGCAGGCCGCCATCCGGAAATTCGGCAGCTTTGAGCCGACGCCGCGCTCCGAAGAGGACCTGGCCGAGCTGTCCAAGCTCTCCGAAATGGCCCGGCAGCACGCCGGGCAGCGGCCGCGGTAG
- a CDS encoding sigma-70 family RNA polymerase sigma factor, translating to MDDLSAPADRADSFRAMYTAVYPDVLRFVQRRTGAALAEDVVSDAFLVVWRRFAEAPRNHDDARAWTFGIARNVMLNAERGEQRRQALGVRLSDIGGEPYSSSHEDAVMTRVDLSRAWHLLSAVHQEALGLSVFEDLSAPQAAVVLGISPVAYRLRLSRARRALRLLIDHLPDPSSRSAAAPERTATP from the coding sequence ATGGATGATCTTTCAGCGCCCGCTGATCGGGCGGACTCTTTCCGGGCTATGTACACAGCGGTGTACCCGGACGTGCTCCGGTTCGTGCAACGGCGCACAGGCGCGGCTTTGGCCGAAGACGTGGTGTCGGATGCGTTCCTCGTTGTATGGCGCCGCTTTGCCGAGGCGCCCCGGAACCACGACGACGCGCGGGCCTGGACGTTCGGAATCGCCCGGAACGTCATGTTGAACGCCGAGCGCGGCGAGCAGCGCCGGCAGGCCCTCGGCGTCCGGCTCAGTGACATTGGCGGTGAGCCTTACAGCAGCTCGCACGAGGATGCGGTGATGACCCGGGTCGACCTCAGCCGCGCGTGGCATCTCCTGTCCGCAGTGCACCAGGAAGCACTAGGCCTGTCAGTCTTCGAGGACCTTTCCGCTCCGCAGGCGGCCGTGGTGCTCGGCATATCCCCGGTGGCCTACCGGCTCCGGCTAAGCCGCGCACGCCGCGCCCTGCGCCTGCTCATTGATCATCTTCCGGACCCTTCCAGCAGGTCAGCAGCAGCACCCGAAAGGACGGCAACGCCATGA
- a CDS encoding APC family permease, translated as MTDDTGTATSKPQTGLKRAIGAPLLFAFIVGDTLGAGIYTLVGTMAADVGGAIWIPLLIALVVALLTATTYAELITKYPHAGGAARYADRAFGIPYVSFLVGFLMMASGITTAAALANAFAGDYLTALIDVPEAPAAVVFIILLTLINLRGVKESLTANLVASVIEVSGLVIVIVVCAIVFGSGNGEPSRLLEFAPDVPPLQGAFAASIVAFFSFLGFEAAANMAEEVRNPSKAYPRALFGAICTAGVVYLLIALGAVIVMDPTELADSTGPLLAVVAASGVAIPPGLFSIIALIAIANGALLFMVMASRVGYGLAEAELLPRAFSRVLPGRRTPWVSIVVVAGLTIVLTLTGNVASLAETTVLLLLLVFLSANVSVLVLKKDKVDHDHFSAPRFMPVLAIIASIALLTQQSGTIWLSAAVYVAIGSLLFLAARARRKHEERLSA; from the coding sequence ATGACGGACGATACCGGCACAGCCACATCAAAACCACAAACCGGACTGAAGCGGGCAATCGGTGCACCGCTGCTGTTCGCGTTTATCGTGGGCGACACCCTCGGCGCCGGTATCTACACCCTCGTGGGTACCATGGCCGCCGACGTCGGCGGCGCGATCTGGATACCCCTGCTGATCGCCCTGGTCGTCGCGCTGCTCACTGCCACGACCTACGCGGAACTGATCACCAAGTACCCGCATGCCGGCGGAGCCGCCCGCTACGCCGACCGGGCTTTCGGCATCCCCTACGTGTCATTCCTCGTCGGTTTCCTCATGATGGCCTCAGGAATCACCACAGCCGCTGCCCTCGCGAACGCCTTCGCAGGCGATTACCTCACGGCGCTCATCGACGTGCCGGAAGCGCCCGCAGCGGTGGTGTTCATCATCCTGCTGACTTTGATCAATCTTCGCGGCGTCAAAGAGTCCCTCACCGCGAACCTCGTAGCTTCCGTCATCGAGGTATCCGGCCTCGTCATCGTCATCGTCGTCTGCGCCATCGTTTTCGGCTCCGGCAACGGGGAACCATCCCGGCTCCTGGAATTCGCGCCGGACGTCCCTCCCCTCCAGGGCGCCTTCGCCGCATCCATCGTCGCCTTTTTCTCCTTCCTCGGCTTTGAGGCGGCGGCAAACATGGCCGAGGAAGTACGTAACCCCTCCAAGGCCTACCCCCGCGCATTGTTCGGCGCCATCTGCACCGCCGGGGTGGTGTATCTCCTGATCGCTCTCGGCGCCGTCATTGTTATGGACCCGACGGAGCTGGCCGATTCCACCGGCCCCCTTCTCGCCGTCGTCGCCGCCAGCGGCGTCGCAATCCCGCCCGGACTCTTCAGCATCATCGCGCTGATCGCCATCGCCAATGGCGCACTGCTGTTTATGGTTATGGCCAGCCGCGTCGGCTACGGATTGGCCGAAGCAGAACTGCTCCCTCGTGCCTTCAGCCGCGTGCTGCCGGGCCGCCGCACCCCGTGGGTCTCCATTGTGGTCGTGGCCGGACTAACGATTGTCCTGACCCTCACCGGAAATGTCGCCTCGTTGGCCGAAACCACCGTGCTGCTGCTGCTCCTGGTGTTCCTGTCTGCCAACGTCAGCGTCCTCGTCCTCAAAAAGGACAAAGTGGACCATGACCACTTCAGCGCCCCCCGGTTCATGCCGGTCCTCGCGATCATTGCGAGCATCGCACTCCTCACCCAACAAAGCGGGACCATCTGGCTCAGTGCCGCCGTCTACGTAGCGATCGGGTCCTTGTTGTTCCTCGCGGCCCGGGCCCGACGCAAGCACGAGGAGCGATTGAGCGCTTAG
- a CDS encoding NUDIX domain-containing protein: MPLDDLRTSLRTLPESKLRDEYLGFLNTAGDASLRRDGGPEHVTGSCFVFSPAFDHVLLCFHRKGQFWVQFGGHIEPEDASVADAAQREAREESGISGLLLLAREIMDLDRHDLQAGFSCSAHWDVGFAAVVSPEAVTSVSEESEAVRWFPVNELPAQVPEGFSTRLELVRDTARSLPGAQVS; this comes from the coding sequence ATGCCCCTTGATGATCTGCGTACCAGCCTCCGGACTCTTCCCGAATCAAAACTGCGAGATGAGTATCTCGGGTTCCTGAACACGGCAGGGGATGCCTCACTGCGCAGGGACGGCGGCCCGGAGCATGTCACGGGGTCATGTTTCGTGTTTTCCCCCGCATTTGATCACGTTCTCCTGTGTTTTCATCGCAAGGGGCAGTTCTGGGTGCAGTTCGGCGGTCACATCGAACCGGAGGATGCATCGGTTGCGGACGCGGCGCAACGGGAGGCCCGCGAGGAGTCTGGAATCAGCGGTCTTCTACTGCTTGCCCGGGAGATCATGGATCTTGACCGCCACGATCTGCAGGCGGGTTTCTCTTGTTCGGCTCATTGGGATGTGGGGTTTGCCGCGGTCGTGAGCCCGGAGGCGGTGACTTCAGTGAGTGAGGAGAGCGAGGCCGTCCGCTGGTTCCCGGTCAACGAATTACCGGCCCAAGTGCCGGAAGGATTCAGCACGCGCCTGGAACTCGTGCGGGATACGGCTAGGTCTTTGCCGGGGGCCCAGGTCAGCTAA
- a CDS encoding GNAT family N-acetyltransferase, with product MRVLRLTDAKALTAAYVRNRDYLSHWEPVRPEDYYTEVWQADDISGRLAANEAGAQYPFGLFAGDTVVGRFNLAGIVRGPFQSAGLGYWVDGTYAGRGLASAAVQVIVETARDELGLHRIEASTLLHNTGSQRVLLKAGFQQIGMAPRYLQIAGKWQDHNLYQVLLH from the coding sequence ATGCGCGTTTTACGCCTGACGGATGCGAAAGCACTTACCGCAGCGTACGTGCGCAACCGGGACTACCTTTCACACTGGGAACCGGTTCGCCCCGAGGACTACTACACCGAGGTTTGGCAGGCCGATGACATATCCGGTCGCCTGGCTGCGAATGAAGCCGGCGCGCAGTATCCCTTTGGCCTGTTTGCCGGCGACACCGTCGTGGGCAGATTCAACCTCGCAGGAATCGTGCGTGGACCCTTCCAGAGTGCCGGTCTTGGCTACTGGGTGGACGGCACATACGCCGGCCGAGGACTGGCATCGGCTGCCGTCCAGGTGATCGTCGAAACGGCCCGCGACGAACTCGGGCTGCACCGCATCGAAGCGAGCACTCTTCTGCACAACACTGGCTCGCAGCGGGTGCTGCTGAAAGCGGGATTCCAGCAAATCGGAATGGCGCCGCGATACCTGCAGATTGCCGGAAAATGGCAAGACCACAATCTCTACCAGGTACTCCTGCATTAG
- a CDS encoding nucleoside 2-deoxyribosyltransferase encodes MNIVNVRYVAHVLESSGYVNTYDWTRNASAHDAGTVTLADLRSIGQRERDAVISADVVAILLPGGKGTHVELGIAIAQGKRTILHSPTDVMDNLETTSTFYHLPELEKSHGTLDDLITMIIGQEVTVAAV; translated from the coding sequence ATGAACATCGTCAATGTCCGTTATGTGGCGCACGTCTTGGAAAGCAGTGGCTACGTCAACACGTACGACTGGACCCGGAACGCCTCGGCGCACGACGCGGGTACAGTCACCCTCGCCGATCTGCGCTCCATCGGGCAGCGTGAGCGGGATGCGGTGATAAGTGCCGACGTCGTTGCAATCCTGCTTCCAGGCGGGAAGGGCACGCATGTTGAGCTTGGCATCGCGATCGCTCAAGGCAAACGGACCATCCTGCATTCGCCGACCGACGTCATGGACAACCTTGAGACCACCAGCACGTTCTACCACCTGCCCGAGTTGGAGAAGAGCCACGGAACCCTGGACGACCTCATAACCATGATCATTGGTCAAGAAGTGACCGTCGCCGCTGTCTGA
- a CDS encoding HNH endonuclease signature motif containing protein: protein MFESSISRGAAAEVPAAVDQPNAAPIPVSGAVSVAVSGAVSVGTVSGWIRRLSSPASLSAVGGEADAGLVDQLRVLEELKAAASAAQARVAVALDGSIRRAHARAGMPREQQGRGVGAQIALARRESPARGGRILGFANALIEEMPCTLQALSEGRISEWRATLLVRETACLSVEDRRLVDKDIAGDPAELEGLGDRRLIARIRKLTYRIDQQAIVRRAAKAEADRYVSCRPAPDTMTYVTGLLPVAQGVAVYAALSREADSLRARGDTRGRGQIMADTMVERITGLSRADRVPLEVQLVMTDRTLLSGSAEPAHMNGYGIVPAMWARDAVGTAAAAATGKARQGGELSARGRSDGGEQSPGLWLRRLYTAPATGDLIGMDSKARCAPESLARFIETRDQFCRTPWCGAPIRHRDHIQPHRAGGSTDAGNLQGLCESCNQAKEAPGWKSVVIKHGAGLPATASPPRHTVEITTPTRRRYRSTAPPLPGETE from the coding sequence ATGTTCGAATCATCAATCTCTCGAGGGGCGGCTGCTGAGGTACCGGCCGCGGTGGACCAGCCCAATGCGGCTCCCATCCCGGTTTCCGGGGCGGTATCCGTAGCGGTGTCCGGGGCGGTGTCCGTAGGCACCGTTTCCGGTTGGATCCGCAGGTTGTCTAGCCCCGCCTCTTTGTCTGCGGTAGGCGGTGAGGCAGATGCCGGCCTGGTGGATCAGCTTCGCGTTCTGGAGGAACTAAAAGCGGCCGCCAGCGCTGCCCAGGCGAGGGTCGCCGTCGCGCTTGACGGATCAATCCGCCGGGCGCATGCGCGGGCCGGGATGCCCCGCGAGCAGCAAGGCAGGGGAGTGGGTGCCCAGATCGCGCTGGCCCGCAGGGAATCACCGGCCCGGGGCGGGCGGATCCTGGGTTTCGCCAACGCTTTGATTGAGGAAATGCCCTGCACCCTGCAGGCTCTGTCCGAAGGCCGGATCAGCGAGTGGCGGGCCACCCTGCTGGTGCGGGAGACCGCCTGCCTGTCCGTGGAGGACCGGCGGCTGGTGGATAAGGACATCGCGGGGGATCCTGCGGAGCTGGAGGGTCTGGGTGACCGCCGGCTGATCGCCCGGATCCGGAAACTGACCTACCGCATCGACCAGCAGGCCATCGTCCGCCGGGCAGCGAAGGCGGAGGCCGACCGGTACGTTTCCTGCCGTCCGGCGCCGGACACCATGACGTATGTGACCGGTCTGCTGCCGGTCGCGCAAGGGGTAGCCGTGTATGCAGCACTGAGCCGTGAAGCGGACTCGCTGCGGGCACGCGGCGACACGAGAGGCCGGGGACAGATCATGGCTGACACCATGGTGGAACGCATTACCGGCCTCTCACGGGCTGACCGCGTGCCGCTGGAAGTCCAACTGGTCATGACCGACCGAACGCTGCTCAGCGGATCCGCTGAGCCGGCGCACATGAACGGATACGGGATCGTTCCGGCCATGTGGGCGCGCGATGCCGTTGGCACGGCCGCTGCAGCAGCAACCGGCAAGGCCCGGCAGGGCGGCGAATTGTCTGCCCGGGGCCGCTCCGACGGCGGGGAACAATCACCGGGGCTTTGGCTCCGGCGGCTGTATACGGCTCCGGCAACAGGTGACTTGATCGGGATGGATTCCAAAGCGCGCTGTGCCCCGGAATCCCTGGCCCGGTTCATCGAAACCCGGGACCAGTTCTGCCGCACCCCGTGGTGCGGCGCACCCATCCGCCACCGCGACCACATTCAGCCTCATCGTGCCGGAGGAAGCACCGATGCCGGCAACCTGCAGGGTCTGTGCGAGTCCTGCAACCAGGCGAAGGAGGCACCGGGATGGAAGTCGGTGGTGATAAAGCACGGCGCCGGTCTGCCGGCTACGGCTTCCCCGCCACGGCACACCGTCGAGATCACCACTCCCACCCGGCGCCGTTACCGTTCCACAGCGCCTCCGCTGCCCGGTGAGACGGAATGA